A single region of the Vibrio cyclitrophicus genome encodes:
- a CDS encoding 3-hydroxyacyl-[acyl-carrier-protein] dehydratase FabA, translated as MSSQYQAQAKTKQQVKCNKIAIVGIANQYPEADTPKDFWQNLLDKKDSRTTLSAEKLGAKPESYQGVQGESDRFYCDKGGYIENFNFDSNGYRLTAESFNGVDQSFLWALDTSRKALVDAGIDLNADVLERTGVIMGALSFPTTRSNDLFLPVYHSVVEKALKDKLANDQFSLLPTNETAQDLNPINGAAAHNASKLVADALGLGNVQLSLDAACASSVYSLKLACDYLNTGKADMMLAGAVSGADPFFINMGFSIFHAYPDHGVSVPFDSNSKGLFAGEGAGVLVLKRLADAERDGDNIYAVVSGIGLSNDGRGQFVLSPNSKGQVQAFERAYEASNLTPDSIEVIECHATGTPLGDKVELTSMERFFADKLNGSNPPLIGSAKSNLGHLLTAAGMPGIMKMIFAMKEGVLPPSINLDKPLSSPEGLFGSQTLPTQVQPWPSKAGNQERCAGVSVFGFGGCNAHLLLEAYSDTSHVNQTLESASPSLQPSNLSITGLASHFGSLQSINALSTAIETNNDAFIALPKKRWKGLDQHPELLNQFGLHGIPNGAYIDQFDLDFLRFKVPPNEDDRLISQQLLLMKVADEAIKDAKLVAGQKVAVLVAMETELEMHQFRGRVNLHSQLADSFANMGIELTQDEYKSLETIAMDSVMDAAKLNQYTSFIGNIMASRISSLWDFNGPAFTISAAEQSVARCIDVAQNLMSQESMDAVVIAAVDLSGSAEHVILKNSVSPVSLAPKFGQPQDGSWNVGEGAGAIVLVEESRVARNQDTAYGSINALAFGSSERNNAVTDELLTQVSMSSNDVSLLELNHASEPSSYQSSSHESSPISLGNTKTTQASQRVGHCSAASGMASLLHGLLNLNLAPMNSSISSKNAIVANISEGQCSQLLLNQSSVESQSLSVRLRSELASDAKRQLVKQVTLGGRDIYQHIAETPIANLAHIQQKASGKQAARVASIPTTASIQAALAQKELEKKALTKNAIEPAIETPTSVSPTLAQTRHSQLTGNHSNMTHVLSAKNSASQIDAASQQPQSFNQRQVSQDQVSQNQAFAQNQQAAQQVHKAFLHTRAQGMQMADALLKAQLNAITSGLDSSAETLAQPVQAKPAPVQSVPVNVLATPAPVKPIRKPCIWDYDDLVEYAEGDIANVFGPDYAIIDSYSRRVRLPTTDYLLVSRVTKLNATVNEYKPSTMTTEYDIPVDAPYLVDGQIPWAVAVESGQCDLMLISYLGIDFENKGERVYRLLDCTLTFLGDLPRGGDTLRYDISINNFARNGDTLLFFFSYECFVGDKMILKMDNGCAGFFTDEELADGKGVIHTEDEIKARKLATKQRFDPMLHCPKTQFNHQELRHLLTANIAECFGPTHQSNRHQPSLCFSSEKFMMIEKVSRVEPQGGTWGLGLIEGHKQLELEHWYFPCHFKDDSVMAGSLMAEGCGQLLQFFMMHLGMHTLVQNGRFQPLENAPQQVRCRGQVLPQSAELTYRMEVTEIGLSPRPYAKANIDILLNGKVIVDFQNLGVMIKEDDECTRYLPSLETTEQTVITTPALRSLAEKQVQHIAQTPAVNQQASANAPLMAQIEDLATAPNKGVVPLQHVEAPVTPDYPNRTPDTVPFTPYHMFEFATGDIEKCFGPDFSIYRGMIPPRTPCGDLQLTTRVVEIDGKRGDFKKPSSCIAEYEVPENAWYFDENSHQTLMPYSVLMEISLQPNGFISGYMGTTLGFPGEELFFRNLDGSGKMLRNVDLRGKTITNDSRLLSTVMMGTNIVQSFSFELSTDGVPFYQGTAVFGYFKGAALKDQLGLDNGKVTHPWHVDNNRTPDVNINLLDKTTRYFNAPVSATGEVQEHYQLAGGRLNFIDTVQITSDGGKDGLGYLYAERTIDPSDWFFQFHFHQDPVMPGSLGVEAIIELMQTYALNKDLGAGFRNPKFGQIQSEVKWKYRGQINPLNKQMSLDVHITAIKDEDGKRIIVGDANLSKDGLRIYEVKDIAICIEEA; from the coding sequence ATGAGTTCTCAATATCAGGCTCAAGCCAAGACTAAGCAGCAAGTGAAGTGCAATAAGATCGCGATTGTCGGTATTGCTAACCAATACCCCGAAGCTGATACGCCAAAAGATTTTTGGCAAAACTTGCTGGATAAAAAAGATTCTCGAACCACATTAAGCGCTGAAAAGTTAGGTGCTAAACCTGAAAGCTATCAGGGCGTGCAAGGTGAGTCAGACCGCTTTTACTGTGACAAAGGCGGCTACATTGAAAACTTCAATTTCGATAGCAATGGCTACCGCTTAACAGCAGAATCATTCAACGGTGTTGACCAAAGTTTCCTATGGGCTTTGGATACCAGTCGTAAGGCGTTAGTCGACGCTGGCATTGATTTAAATGCCGATGTTTTAGAGCGCACAGGCGTGATCATGGGTGCCCTTTCGTTCCCAACCACACGCTCAAACGACTTGTTTTTGCCGGTGTATCACTCGGTGGTCGAGAAAGCACTTAAAGATAAATTAGCTAATGACCAATTTTCATTGCTACCAACCAATGAAACCGCTCAAGACCTCAACCCTATCAATGGTGCTGCAGCACATAACGCCTCTAAGTTAGTGGCTGATGCATTGGGTCTAGGCAACGTGCAACTTAGCCTAGACGCGGCATGTGCAAGCTCAGTGTATTCATTGAAGTTAGCGTGTGATTACTTGAACACGGGCAAAGCCGACATGATGTTGGCAGGCGCGGTATCAGGGGCTGACCCATTCTTTATCAACATGGGTTTTTCCATTTTCCACGCTTACCCTGACCACGGTGTGTCGGTTCCGTTTGATAGCAACAGTAAAGGTCTGTTTGCTGGCGAAGGTGCCGGTGTTTTAGTCCTAAAACGCTTAGCTGATGCAGAGCGTGATGGCGACAACATCTACGCAGTCGTCAGCGGTATTGGCTTGTCGAACGATGGTCGTGGTCAGTTCGTATTAAGCCCAAATAGCAAAGGGCAAGTACAAGCCTTTGAACGCGCTTACGAAGCATCAAACCTAACACCAGACAGCATTGAGGTGATTGAGTGTCACGCAACCGGCACACCATTAGGTGACAAGGTTGAGTTAACCTCAATGGAGCGTTTCTTTGCTGACAAACTGAATGGTTCTAACCCGCCATTGATTGGCTCTGCGAAGTCAAACCTCGGTCACTTACTGACTGCGGCAGGTATGCCAGGGATCATGAAGATGATCTTTGCGATGAAAGAAGGCGTGCTTCCTCCAAGTATTAATTTGGACAAACCACTGTCTTCACCAGAAGGTTTATTTGGTTCACAGACTCTGCCAACGCAGGTTCAACCTTGGCCAAGTAAAGCGGGTAACCAAGAGCGCTGTGCGGGTGTTTCTGTATTTGGTTTCGGTGGTTGTAACGCTCACTTACTGCTTGAAGCGTATTCAGACACCAGTCATGTAAACCAGACTCTAGAGTCAGCGTCTCCAAGCCTACAACCGTCTAATTTAAGCATTACTGGTCTAGCGTCTCACTTCGGTTCTCTGCAAAGCATCAATGCGCTAAGCACTGCGATTGAGACCAATAACGATGCTTTCATTGCTTTGCCTAAGAAACGCTGGAAAGGCTTAGACCAACATCCAGAACTACTGAATCAGTTTGGTTTACATGGTATTCCAAACGGAGCCTACATCGATCAATTCGATCTCGATTTCCTACGCTTCAAAGTGCCGCCTAATGAAGATGACCGTTTGATCTCTCAGCAGTTGCTACTGATGAAAGTTGCAGACGAAGCGATCAAAGACGCCAAGCTCGTGGCAGGCCAAAAGGTTGCAGTACTGGTAGCGATGGAAACAGAGCTTGAGATGCACCAATTCCGTGGACGCGTAAACCTGCATAGCCAATTGGCTGACAGCTTTGCCAACATGGGTATTGAGCTAACACAAGACGAATACAAATCGCTAGAAACCATCGCGATGGACAGTGTGATGGATGCAGCCAAGCTGAACCAATACACCAGTTTCATCGGCAATATCATGGCTTCGCGTATCTCTTCATTGTGGGACTTTAACGGCCCTGCCTTTACGATCTCAGCAGCTGAACAGTCGGTTGCTCGTTGTATCGATGTCGCGCAAAACCTAATGTCGCAAGAATCAATGGACGCAGTCGTGATTGCAGCCGTTGACCTTAGTGGCAGTGCAGAGCATGTGATTCTGAAGAACAGCGTCAGCCCAGTGTCGCTTGCTCCAAAATTCGGACAACCGCAAGACGGCAGTTGGAATGTGGGCGAAGGCGCAGGTGCGATTGTTCTTGTTGAAGAGAGTCGAGTAGCGCGCAACCAAGACACGGCTTACGGCAGCATCAACGCATTGGCCTTTGGTTCAAGCGAGCGTAACAACGCCGTTACTGATGAATTACTGACTCAAGTCAGTATGAGCTCGAACGATGTTTCTCTGCTTGAGCTTAACCATGCATCAGAGCCTTCATCATATCAGTCTTCGTCACATGAATCTTCGCCTATCAGCCTAGGGAACACAAAGACGACTCAAGCGAGCCAACGTGTGGGTCATTGCTCTGCAGCTTCTGGTATGGCGAGCCTGCTACACGGTCTGCTTAACCTGAACCTTGCACCTATGAATTCAAGCATCAGTTCTAAGAACGCGATTGTTGCCAACATCAGCGAAGGACAATGTTCACAGCTGCTACTAAACCAATCGAGTGTTGAATCTCAATCACTTTCTGTTCGTTTAAGAAGTGAACTGGCAAGTGATGCTAAGCGTCAATTGGTTAAACAAGTGACTCTCGGTGGACGCGATATTTATCAACACATCGCAGAGACACCAATCGCTAACCTAGCGCACATTCAACAGAAAGCTTCTGGCAAACAAGCGGCAAGAGTGGCGTCGATTCCTACGACAGCAAGCATTCAAGCAGCGCTTGCGCAAAAAGAGTTAGAGAAGAAGGCACTAACGAAGAACGCGATAGAGCCAGCCATCGAAACTCCTACATCAGTATCCCCTACTCTGGCGCAAACTCGCCACAGTCAGCTAACAGGTAACCACAGCAATATGACTCATGTCCTATCCGCTAAAAATAGCGCGTCTCAAATCGACGCAGCTTCACAGCAGCCGCAAAGCTTCAATCAACGTCAAGTAAGCCAAGATCAGGTAAGCCAAAACCAAGCGTTTGCTCAAAACCAGCAAGCAGCGCAGCAAGTACACAAAGCATTCCTGCACACTCGTGCCCAAGGCATGCAAATGGCTGATGCATTATTGAAAGCACAGTTAAACGCAATTACGTCTGGTTTAGATAGCTCAGCCGAAACATTAGCTCAGCCTGTTCAAGCTAAACCGGCTCCGGTTCAGTCAGTACCAGTCAACGTACTTGCGACACCAGCACCAGTAAAACCTATCCGTAAACCATGTATCTGGGATTACGATGATCTGGTTGAATACGCCGAAGGCGATATCGCCAATGTATTTGGCCCTGATTACGCAATCATCGATAGCTACTCGCGCCGCGTTCGCTTGCCAACCACTGACTACCTATTGGTATCTCGTGTAACCAAGCTAAACGCGACCGTTAACGAGTACAAGCCAAGCACAATGACCACCGAATACGACATCCCAGTTGATGCGCCGTATCTTGTTGATGGTCAGATCCCTTGGGCTGTTGCAGTTGAATCTGGTCAGTGTGATCTAATGCTGATCAGCTACTTAGGTATCGATTTTGAAAACAAAGGCGAGCGAGTTTATCGCCTGCTTGATTGTACGCTGACTTTCCTTGGTGACTTGCCTCGTGGTGGCGATACGCTGCGTTACGATATCTCAATCAACAACTTTGCTCGCAATGGCGACACGTTGCTGTTCTTCTTCTCGTACGAATGTTTCGTTGGCGACAAGATGATCCTGAAAATGGATAACGGCTGTGCGGGCTTCTTCACTGATGAAGAGCTAGCAGACGGCAAAGGTGTGATTCACACTGAAGATGAAATCAAGGCTCGTAAACTTGCCACTAAGCAACGCTTCGACCCGATGCTGCACTGTCCTAAAACGCAGTTTAACCACCAAGAACTGCGCCACCTGCTGACTGCAAACATCGCAGAATGTTTTGGCCCGACTCACCAATCTAATCGCCACCAGCCTTCTTTGTGCTTCAGCTCAGAGAAGTTCATGATGATCGAAAAGGTTAGCCGTGTTGAACCACAAGGTGGCACATGGGGACTTGGCTTAATTGAAGGTCACAAGCAGCTAGAGCTTGAGCACTGGTACTTCCCTTGTCACTTCAAAGATGACTCAGTAATGGCTGGATCTTTGATGGCAGAAGGTTGTGGTCAACTGCTTCAGTTCTTCATGATGCACCTTGGCATGCACACGCTTGTTCAAAATGGTCGTTTCCAACCGCTTGAAAATGCCCCTCAACAAGTACGTTGTCGTGGTCAAGTTCTACCACAATCGGCAGAACTGACTTACCGCATGGAAGTGACTGAGATTGGTCTAAGCCCTCGTCCATACGCGAAAGCCAACATCGATATTTTGCTGAACGGAAAAGTGATTGTTGATTTCCAAAACTTGGGTGTAATGATCAAAGAAGACGACGAATGTACTCGTTACCTACCTTCTTTAGAGACAACCGAACAAACGGTTATCACGACGCCTGCATTGCGAAGCTTGGCTGAAAAGCAAGTTCAACACATCGCTCAAACACCAGCAGTGAATCAACAAGCTTCAGCGAATGCGCCATTAATGGCTCAAATTGAAGACCTAGCAACAGCGCCAAATAAAGGAGTGGTTCCTCTTCAACACGTTGAAGCTCCGGTAACGCCTGATTATCCGAACCGCACACCAGATACAGTTCCGTTCACGCCTTATCACATGTTCGAATTCGCAACGGGCGATATCGAGAAATGTTTCGGTCCTGATTTCTCTATCTACCGTGGCATGATCCCACCACGTACTCCGTGTGGCGACCTACAGCTAACTACTCGTGTTGTTGAGATCGACGGTAAGCGTGGCGACTTCAAGAAACCTTCATCGTGTATCGCAGAGTACGAAGTGCCAGAAAATGCATGGTACTTTGATGAAAACAGCCACCAGACCCTAATGCCTTACTCGGTATTGATGGAGATTTCACTGCAGCCAAACGGCTTTATCTCTGGCTACATGGGCACCACGCTTGGTTTCCCAGGTGAAGAACTGTTTTTCCGTAACCTAGATGGCAGCGGCAAAATGCTGCGTAACGTCGACTTACGCGGCAAAACGATCACCAACGATTCTCGTCTGCTTTCAACGGTAATGATGGGTACCAACATCGTACAGAGCTTCAGCTTTGAACTGAGCACTGACGGCGTGCCTTTCTACCAAGGTACAGCGGTATTTGGTTACTTCAAAGGCGCGGCACTGAAAGACCAACTTGGTTTGGACAACGGTAAAGTGACTCACCCTTGGCACGTTGATAACAACCGCACACCAGATGTAAACATCAACCTGCTAGACAAAACGACGCGTTACTTCAATGCACCTGTTTCTGCTACTGGCGAAGTACAAGAGCACTACCAACTGGCTGGCGGTCGTTTGAACTTTATCGATACTGTGCAGATCACCAGCGATGGTGGTAAAGACGGTCTGGGTTACCTATACGCTGAGCGTACGATTGACCCAAGCGATTGGTTCTTCCAGTTCCACTTCCATCAAGATCCGGTAATGCCAGGTTCTCTAGGTGTCGAAGCGATCATCGAACTGATGCAAACCTACGCTCTAAATAAAGATCTTGGTGCTGGCTTCCGCAATCCTAAGTTTGGTCAAATCCAATCTGAAGTGAAATGGAAATACCGTGGTCAGATTAACCCTCTGAACAAACAGATGTCACTGGATGTACACATCACTGCAATCAAAGACGAAGACGGCAAACGCATCATCGTTGGCGACGCAAACCTGAGCAAAGATGGTCTGCGTATTTACGAAGTGAAAGA
- a CDS encoding PfaB family protein, protein MTVPTNKAMPLRIALLAQPANAAELSADLSPSLPEIVTVVVDGNFNQALSRAIETVNQGTAVKLCLDSHSPSLVMLSALTAAQNKIHPHAYLAGFVDTATGDSVQLALDIARRPATDLSHQQQYSALSASQQFDELLNIVNAISSRSLPSHSLPNHYWFTEPNKARVAALTFSDDSQKATSLILTQATGLREPKPLLSSERLMFVVSGNEQAELVSQLISLREELKCINEAADSKLAIASLIHSNLSHFQNAQHNAVLGANIVIQAASIEAALQEITALENALPKVMADNSKYKTPAGSCFSPKPQSKGGVAFVYPGVGTVYPGMLREFHHHFPQLFARLEREGNLKEMLQADRTYAEDSQEMSLSELAIAGVGSSYLLTQLLCDEFKVQPDFALGYSKGEASMWASLNVWKNPHALIEMTQTSPIFTTAISGELTAVRQDWQLNGDESIQWNSFVVRSDAQAIEALLPEFPRAYLAIIQGDTCVLAGCETTCRALLKKLGKRGIAANRVTAMHTTPALSQHSQVQEFYTQPLFDELPKHIRFISAAGLPTGTPINIDSDSIALSIADTFCSTLDFTALIQSARQQGARLFVEVGADRQTSTLIDKINRSDNVADQYCTIASNAKGGDDVVTLIKCIGQLITHQIPLSVEPLLQGLEQQMTAAKQVSGVPEGSAVNHQGELV, encoded by the coding sequence GTGACTGTTCCTACTAATAAAGCGATGCCATTGCGCATCGCTCTTTTAGCTCAGCCAGCAAACGCGGCTGAGCTTTCTGCCGACTTATCACCTTCGCTTCCAGAGATTGTTACTGTTGTGGTTGATGGCAATTTTAATCAAGCACTTAGCCGTGCGATTGAGACTGTAAATCAAGGCACTGCTGTTAAACTCTGTTTGGATTCTCACTCTCCATCATTGGTGATGTTGAGTGCACTGACCGCGGCTCAAAACAAGATTCACCCACACGCTTATCTAGCGGGTTTTGTAGATACAGCTACTGGAGATAGCGTTCAGCTTGCTCTGGATATTGCGCGCCGCCCCGCGACAGATTTAAGCCATCAACAACAATATTCTGCACTCTCTGCTTCGCAGCAGTTTGATGAATTGTTGAATATAGTTAATGCGATATCGAGCCGTTCATTACCGAGCCATTCATTACCTAACCATTACTGGTTCACTGAGCCGAACAAAGCACGTGTTGCTGCGTTAACTTTCAGTGACGATAGCCAAAAAGCCACCAGCCTGATATTGACTCAAGCGACCGGTTTGCGAGAACCAAAACCCTTGCTATCAAGCGAGCGTTTGATGTTTGTGGTTTCAGGCAACGAACAAGCCGAGTTGGTTTCTCAGTTAATCTCGTTAAGAGAAGAGCTTAAATGCATTAACGAAGCGGCAGACAGCAAACTTGCTATCGCCAGCTTGATACATTCAAACCTAAGCCACTTCCAAAACGCTCAACACAATGCTGTTCTTGGCGCGAACATCGTGATTCAAGCGGCTTCAATTGAGGCTGCACTACAAGAAATCACTGCGCTAGAAAATGCGTTGCCAAAAGTAATGGCAGACAATAGTAAATACAAAACCCCAGCGGGCAGTTGTTTCTCACCAAAACCTCAAAGCAAAGGTGGCGTTGCATTTGTTTACCCTGGTGTTGGCACGGTTTATCCCGGTATGTTGCGCGAGTTTCACCACCATTTCCCACAGTTATTTGCTCGTTTAGAACGTGAAGGTAACTTGAAAGAGATGCTGCAGGCCGACAGAACCTACGCTGAAGACTCGCAAGAAATGTCACTCAGTGAGCTGGCAATTGCAGGTGTGGGCAGTAGTTATCTGTTAACACAACTGCTGTGTGATGAATTCAAAGTGCAGCCAGATTTCGCCTTGGGCTACTCCAAGGGTGAAGCTTCCATGTGGGCGAGCTTAAATGTTTGGAAAAATCCGCATGCGCTGATTGAGATGACTCAAACCAGTCCTATCTTCACCACGGCTATTTCTGGTGAACTCACCGCAGTGCGTCAAGATTGGCAGCTGAACGGCGACGAAAGCATCCAATGGAATAGCTTTGTGGTTCGAAGTGATGCGCAAGCGATTGAGGCTCTGTTACCAGAATTCCCACGCGCTTATCTCGCTATCATCCAAGGTGACACCTGCGTACTGGCTGGTTGTGAAACCACATGTCGTGCATTGCTCAAGAAACTGGGTAAGCGTGGCATTGCCGCGAATCGTGTTACTGCCATGCACACCACGCCAGCGTTGAGCCAGCATAGCCAAGTGCAGGAGTTTTACACGCAACCACTGTTCGACGAGTTGCCAAAACATATCCGCTTTATCAGCGCAGCAGGTCTACCGACTGGCACACCAATCAATATCGACAGCGACAGCATCGCCCTTTCGATTGCCGACACTTTCTGTTCAACGTTAGATTTCACCGCGTTGATCCAGAGTGCACGTCAACAAGGTGCGCGTCTGTTTGTCGAAGTCGGTGCCGATCGTCAAACCAGCACATTGATCGACAAGATCAATCGTAGCGACAACGTAGCCGACCAATACTGCACAATCGCTTCCAATGCCAAGGGTGGCGACGATGTTGTCACGCTCATCAAGTGCATTGGTCAGCTCATTACTCATCAAATCCCACTGTCTGTCGAGCCACTTCTTCAAGGGCTAGAACAACAGATGACCGCCGCTAAGCAAGTAAGTGGTGTACCTGAAGGCAGCGCAGTGAATCATCAAGGAGAGCTAGTATGA